In one Solanum lycopersicum chromosome 11, SLM_r2.1 genomic region, the following are encoded:
- the LOC101246203 gene encoding ABC transporter G family member 25 codes for MPITSKEATTITMNATTLMDEETNKDFPFIMSSSTYPITLKFMDISYRIKLDNKSTSGGSNNFIKMFSSSSGPTSSSDIENQTAVIHQERTILNGITGMVSPGEILAVLGPSGSGKSTFLNALAGRLHGHTYTGTILANNRKLTKQVLKRTGFVTQDDVLYPHLTVRETLIFCALLRLPNSLNRKEKITVTDSVIAELGLNKCEDTIIGNSFIRGVSGGERKRVSIAHEMLINPSLLILDEPTSGLDATAAYRLVSTLDSLSKKGKTIITSVHQPSSRVFQMFHSVLVLSEGRCLYFGKGNEAMSYFESVGFSPSFPMNPADFLLDLANGVCQFDGVSEKDKPNVKQTLISTYNNVLAPKVKAACLESTNIVPKEIMNKGTYTCASSKRSCISNWFNQFSILLQRGLKERRHETFNYLRVFQVIAASLLAGSMWWHSDYRDIQDRLGLLFFISIFWGVFPSFNAVFAFPQERAIFMKERASGMYTLSSYFMARIVGDLPMDLILPTLFLTITYWMAGLKPQLLAFLLTLLVLLSYVIVSQGLGLALGAIIMDAKQASTVITVTMLAFVLTGGFYVHKVPACLAWIKYISTTFYSYRLLIDVQFGEGKEISDLLGCSRIQGSDRANCKFIEQDIIGQIHPSMSLGILLIMFVGYRLIAYLALRRIRA; via the exons ATGCCTATTACAAGCAAAGaagcaacaacaataacaatgaaTGCAACAACACTAATGGATGAAGAAACAAACAAAGACTTCCCTTTTATCATGTCTTCCTCAACTTATCCTATCACCCTTAAG tTCATGGACATAAGTTATAGGATAAAACTTGATAACAAATCAACAAGTGGTGGAAGCAACAACTTCATAAAGATGTTTTCATCTAGCTCTGGGCCCACATCATCATCTGATATCGAGAATCAAACGGCTGTAATTCATCAAGAACGTACCATCTTGAACGGAATTACCGGCATGGTTTCACCAGGTGAAATCCTAGCCGTTCTTGGACCATCAGGTAGTGGTAAATCAACGTTCCTTAATGCACTCGCAGGTAGACTCCATGGACACACCTACACCGGAACCATCCTCGCAAATAACCGGAAACTTACTAAACAAGTCTTAAAACGAACCGGGTTCGTTACACAAGACGACGTCCTTTACCCACACTTAACGGTTCGAGAAACTTTAATCTTCTGTGCACTCCTCCGATTACCAAATTCGCTGAACCGGAAGGAAAAAATAACCGTCACCGACTCGGTAATCGCGGAATTAGGGTTGAATAAATGTGAAGATACGATTATAGGAAACAGCTTTATACGTGGAGTTTCTGGCGGTGAAAGGAAGAGAGTGAGTATAGCTCATGAAATGTTGATAAATCCGAGTTTATTAATCCTGGATGAACCGACGTCTGGTTTAGATGCGACGGCGGCGTACCGGTTGGTGTCGACCCTGGATTCGTTATCAAAAAAGGGGAAAACGATAATTACGTCGGTTCACCAACCGTCGAGCCGTGTTTTTCAAATGTTTCACTCGGTTTTGGTTTTATCGGAAGGGAGGTGTTTGTATTTTGGAAAAGGAAATGAAGCTATGAGTTATTTTGAGTCAGTTGGGTTTTCTCCATCTTTTCCCATGAATCCTGCTGATTTCCTCCTTGATCTCGCTAATG GGGTTTGCCAGTTTGATGGAGTAAGTGAGAAAGATAAGCCTAATGTAAAACAAACTTTGATATCCACTTACAACAATGTGTTAGCTCCAAAGGTGAAAGCTGCTTGTTTGGAATCAACAAACATAGTTCCTAAAGAAATCATGAACAAGGGAACCTATACTTGTGCTAGTTCTAAAAGAAGTTGCATTTCCAATTGGTTCAATCAGTTTAGCATTCTCCTTCAAAGAGGGCTAAAGGAAAGACGACACGAGACGTTCAATTATTTGAGAGTCTTTCAAGTAATTGCAGCCTCTCTATTAGCTGGTTCAATGTGGTGGCATTCTGATTATAGGGATATACAGGACAGACTTGGCCTCCTCTTCTTCATTTCCATCTTTTGGGGTGTTTTCCCATCGTTTAATGCTGTTTTCGCGTTCCCTCAAGAACGTGCTATATTCATGAAGGAAAGAGCTTCGGGTATGTACACACTCTCCTCTTATTTCATGGCGCGAATTGTTGGAGATCTACCTATGGACCTTATCTTGCCTACATTGTTTCTTACCATAACATATTGGATGGCCGGGCTAAAGCCACAACTCTTGGCATTCCTTTTGACACTACTAGTCCTGTTGAGCTATGTGATAGTGTCACAAGGCCTCGGCCTAGCCCTTGGCGCTATAATCATGGATGCTAAACAAGCTTCAACCGTGATCACTGTCACGATGCTAGCATTCGTTCTAACAGGAGGGTTCTATGTACACAAAGTCCCAGCTTGTCTAGCCTGGATCAAGTACATATCAACTACATTTTACAGTTATCGGCTACTTATCGATGTTCAATTTGGCGAAGGCAAGGAGATATCAGACTTGCTAGGCTGCTCACGTATTCAAGGAAGTGACAGAGCTAATTGCAAATTCATTGAACAAGATATCATAGGCCAAATTCATCCATCCATGAGCCTTGGAATCCTTCTGATAATGTTTGTTGGATATCGATTAATCGCTTACCTTGCATTGAGGCGAATTCGAGCATAG